A single genomic interval of Jatrophihabitans endophyticus harbors:
- a CDS encoding cobyric acid synthase, with product MTGNAPTGGAPTGGALLVAGTTSDAGKSVVTAGLCRWLAREGVAVAPFKAQNMALNSAVTRDGAEIGRAQAMQAAACGIEPEAAMNPVLLKPGSDTRSQVVLLGRPIGEVGALDYHEFKTQLEDAVQAALADLRSRFDAVICEGAGSPAEINLRDRDITNMGLARRAGLPVVVVGDIDRGGLFAALFGTLAVLSPDDQRHVAGFVVNKFRGDQRLLQPGVDMLDRLTGRPTLGVLPWQRDLWLDAEDSLDLDSRPRTVLPPLGAQTLRIAVVRLPRLSNVTDLDPLAAEPGVAVTLATEPEQLADADLVILPGTRATVSDLAWLRTTGLADAIVARAAAGRPVLGVCGGYQMLAGTITDDVESRRGTVDGLGLLPCDVRFAREKTLRRPSGTALGEPVDGYEIHHGVVTVTGGEPFLDGCERGTVRGTTWHGIFDNDAFRRAYVRDLAHMTGRAFVGADDVVFAEVRRRRFDVLADLVADHLDTAAIRRLLDAGVPPGLPTLSTQLS from the coding sequence GTGACCGGCAATGCCCCGACCGGCGGTGCTCCGACCGGCGGTGCCCTGCTCGTCGCCGGGACGACCTCGGACGCCGGCAAGAGCGTCGTCACGGCGGGGCTGTGCCGCTGGCTGGCCCGCGAGGGCGTGGCGGTCGCGCCGTTCAAGGCTCAGAACATGGCGCTGAACTCGGCGGTCACCCGCGACGGCGCCGAGATCGGCCGCGCGCAGGCGATGCAGGCGGCGGCGTGCGGCATCGAGCCCGAGGCCGCGATGAACCCCGTCCTGCTCAAGCCCGGCAGCGACACCCGCTCGCAGGTGGTGCTGCTCGGCCGGCCGATCGGCGAGGTCGGCGCGCTCGACTACCACGAGTTCAAGACCCAGCTCGAGGACGCCGTGCAGGCCGCGCTCGCCGACCTGCGCTCGCGCTTCGACGCGGTGATCTGCGAGGGCGCCGGCAGCCCGGCCGAGATCAACCTGCGCGATCGCGACATCACCAACATGGGGCTCGCCCGCCGGGCGGGGCTGCCGGTCGTGGTCGTCGGCGACATCGACCGCGGCGGGCTGTTCGCGGCACTGTTCGGGACGCTCGCCGTGCTCTCGCCCGACGACCAGCGACACGTCGCCGGCTTCGTCGTCAACAAGTTCCGCGGCGATCAGCGGCTGCTCCAGCCCGGCGTCGACATGCTCGACCGCCTGACCGGCCGTCCCACGCTCGGCGTGCTGCCGTGGCAGCGCGACCTGTGGCTCGACGCCGAGGACTCGCTCGACCTCGACTCCCGGCCGCGCACCGTCCTGCCACCGCTCGGCGCGCAGACGCTGCGGATCGCGGTTGTCCGGCTGCCGCGGCTGTCGAACGTCACCGACCTCGATCCGCTCGCCGCCGAGCCGGGCGTCGCGGTCACGCTCGCCACCGAGCCCGAGCAGCTCGCCGACGCCGATCTGGTGATCCTGCCCGGCACCCGCGCCACGGTCAGCGACCTGGCGTGGCTGCGCACGACCGGGCTCGCCGACGCGATCGTCGCGCGCGCGGCGGCCGGGCGTCCGGTGCTCGGCGTCTGCGGCGGCTACCAGATGCTCGCCGGCACGATCACCGACGACGTCGAGAGCCGGCGCGGGACGGTCGACGGCCTGGGGCTGCTGCCCTGCGACGTCCGCTTCGCGCGGGAGAAGACGCTGCGACGACCGAGCGGCACCGCTCTCGGCGAACCCGTCGACGGCTACGAGATCCACCACGGGGTCGTCACGGTCACCGGCGGCGAGCCCTTCCTTGACGGCTGCGAGCGCGGAACCGTACGCGGCACGACCTGGCACGGCATCTTCGACAACGACGCGTTCCGCCGCGCCTATGTGCGCGACCTTGCGCACATGACGGGTCGGGCGTTCGTGGGCGCCGACGACGTCGTCTTCGCCGAGGTGCGACGGCGCCGCTTCGACGTCCTCGCCGACCTCGTCGCGGACCATCTCGACACCGCGGCGATCCGCCGGCTGCTCGACGCCGGCGTGCCGCCCGGGTTGCCGACTCTGAGCACCCAGTTGTCCTGA
- a CDS encoding MOSC domain-containing protein — protein sequence MRLASLHRYPVKSCRGEDLDSAVVEPWGLAGDRRWMVVDDDGAQLTARELPGLLLAVPRLAADGALTLTHPDLPDLAVAVPRGPELVEVSVFRTPVAATPADPAAHAWLTTLLGRSARLVHLDDPTRRSTNPRFTRPDDRVTFADGYPLLLASTSSLAALNGWIAEGRRADEGPLPMTRFRPNLVVEGAEPWAEDGWRSVRIGEAVFRAVKGCDRCVMTTTDPWTAARGKEPIATLARYRRWDGATWFAMNLVPDTPGAQIAVGDDVEILAAEPAPDGPPR from the coding sequence GTGCGGCTCGCGTCCCTCCATCGGTACCCGGTGAAGTCCTGCCGCGGCGAGGACCTCGACTCGGCCGTCGTCGAGCCGTGGGGATTGGCCGGCGACCGCCGGTGGATGGTCGTCGACGACGACGGCGCGCAGCTCACCGCGCGCGAGCTGCCGGGGTTGCTGCTCGCCGTCCCCCGGCTCGCCGCCGACGGCGCGCTGACGCTGACGCATCCCGACCTGCCCGACCTCGCGGTCGCCGTGCCGCGCGGGCCGGAGCTCGTCGAGGTCAGCGTGTTCCGCACACCGGTGGCCGCGACGCCCGCCGACCCGGCCGCGCACGCCTGGCTCACGACGCTGCTCGGCCGCTCGGCGCGGCTCGTCCACCTCGACGACCCGACCCGCCGCTCGACCAATCCCCGGTTCACCCGCCCCGACGACCGGGTGACCTTCGCCGACGGCTACCCGCTGCTGCTCGCCAGCACCTCCTCGCTGGCGGCGCTCAACGGCTGGATCGCCGAGGGTCGACGCGCCGACGAGGGGCCACTGCCGATGACCCGCTTCCGGCCCAACCTCGTGGTCGAGGGTGCCGAACCGTGGGCCGAGGACGGCTGGCGGTCGGTGCGGATCGGCGAGGCCGTGTTCCGCGCCGTCAAGGGCTGCGACCGCTGCGTCATGACCACCACCGACCCGTGGACGGCCGCCCGCGGGAAGGAGCCGATCGCGACGCTCGCGCGGTACCGACGCTGGGACGGCGCCACCTGGTTCGCCATGAACCTCGTCCCCGACACCCCCGGCGCGCAGATCGCGGTGGGCGACGATGTCGAGATCCTGGCCGCCGAGCCGGCTCCGGACGGCCCGCCCCGCTGA
- a CDS encoding flavodoxin family protein, translating into MTATTPLRALALVCTLKPGSADSSTDLIAHQVLAELDGHGVVGSVVRVVDHDVKPGVEVDMGDGDQWPAIRAQLLDADILVLATPTWVGQHSSVAQRVFERLDAEISETGEDGNPHTFGKVAVIAVVGNEDGAHHISGIAAQVLGDTGFTVPAQGVTYWNGEAMHPTDFKDLDETPEGTASTTKVAAANAAHLARLLRDAKYPPSS; encoded by the coding sequence ATGACCGCGACCACCCCCCTGCGCGCCCTGGCCCTCGTCTGCACGCTCAAGCCGGGGTCGGCCGACTCCAGCACCGACCTCATCGCCCACCAGGTGCTCGCCGAGCTGGACGGGCACGGTGTGGTCGGCTCGGTGGTCCGCGTGGTCGACCACGACGTGAAGCCGGGGGTCGAGGTCGACATGGGCGACGGCGACCAGTGGCCGGCGATCCGCGCGCAGCTGCTCGACGCCGACATCCTCGTCCTGGCGACCCCGACCTGGGTCGGGCAGCACAGCAGCGTCGCCCAGCGCGTGTTCGAGCGGCTCGACGCCGAGATCTCGGAGACGGGCGAGGACGGCAACCCGCACACCTTCGGCAAGGTGGCGGTCATCGCCGTCGTCGGCAACGAGGACGGTGCGCACCACATCAGCGGCATCGCCGCGCAGGTGCTGGGCGACACCGGCTTCACCGTCCCGGCCCAGGGCGTCACGTACTGGAACGGCGAGGCCATGCATCCCACCGACTTCAAGGACCTGGACGAGACGCCGGAGGGCACCGCGAGCACGACGAAGGTGGCCGCGGCCAATGCGGCCCATCTGGCGCGGCTGCTGCGCGACGCGAAGTACCCGCCGAGCTCGTAG
- a CDS encoding Rieske 2Fe-2S domain-containing protein: MRTSTLLERLVTRIEHATVLDAPAEAYASVLRTVVRPGPVEDTLSGVPVGHPVHPALVAVPIGAWVSAGVLDAQGERGAARRLVGLGVLAALPTAATGGSDYLTTAGAERRVGFVHAATNLAAIASYGVSWLLRRRGNDRAGVVASLVGATALGAGGWLGGHLAYAQGVGVDTTAFQKLPTEWTEAAQVADLPTDGSPSEVEVDGVPLLVAALDGAWVAMADRCTHRGAPLHEGTVEDGCIVCPWHDSAFALADGSVRSGPATRPQPSLETRQDGGRLLVRRSEERTLRTNPTGR, encoded by the coding sequence ATGAGGACGTCGACGCTGCTCGAACGACTGGTCACGCGGATCGAACACGCCACCGTGCTCGACGCTCCGGCCGAGGCCTACGCGTCGGTGCTGCGCACCGTGGTGCGGCCCGGCCCGGTCGAGGACACGCTGAGCGGGGTGCCGGTCGGCCACCCCGTCCATCCGGCGCTCGTCGCCGTCCCGATCGGCGCCTGGGTCTCGGCCGGCGTCCTCGACGCGCAGGGCGAGCGGGGCGCCGCACGTCGGCTCGTCGGGCTCGGCGTGCTGGCCGCGCTCCCGACCGCGGCCACCGGGGGCAGCGACTACCTGACGACCGCCGGCGCGGAGCGGCGCGTGGGGTTCGTGCACGCCGCGACGAACCTCGCCGCGATCGCCTCGTACGGGGTCAGCTGGCTGCTGCGTCGCCGGGGCAACGATCGCGCCGGCGTGGTGGCATCGCTCGTCGGCGCCACGGCGCTCGGGGCGGGCGGCTGGCTCGGTGGGCACCTGGCGTACGCGCAGGGCGTCGGTGTCGACACCACCGCCTTCCAGAAGCTGCCGACGGAGTGGACCGAGGCCGCCCAGGTCGCCGACCTGCCGACGGACGGCTCGCCGAGCGAGGTCGAGGTCGACGGCGTCCCGCTGCTCGTGGCCGCCCTGGACGGCGCGTGGGTGGCGATGGCCGACCGCTGCACGCACCGCGGCGCGCCGTTGCACGAGGGCACGGTCGAGGACGGCTGCATCGTCTGCCCCTGGCACGACAGCGCGTTCGCCCTGGCCGACGGCAGCGTGCGGTCGGGCCCGGCCACGCGCCCGCAGCCCTCGCTCGAGACCCGGCAGGACGGCGGCCGGCTGCTGGTGCGCCGCAGCGAGGAGCGCACGCTGCGCACCAACCCGACCGGTCGGTGA
- a CDS encoding TIGR03557 family F420-dependent LLM class oxidoreductase — translation MVKIGYFLSCEEYGPDSLLQQARLAEEAGFESLWISDHFHPWTEEQGNSPFVWSMIGAISQVTSLPITTAVTCPTIRTHPAVVAQAAATSAVLTKGNFVLGLGSGEALNEHVTGARWPSAPVRLEMLEESIEVMRELWSGSAVEHHGTHYTVEDARLYTLSDTPPPVYVSGFGPRATELAGRVADGFITLEPGLDLIAKFRDAGGAGKPVHAGYKVCWGRDEQTAIDTAHSMWPNEGMPGEIVQTLYSPKQFEQAAALVTKDAIASGMPCGPDLDKHVDAFKPFAEADVDVVHIAQIGAARDATSAEGFFEFYRDQVLPRLRELA, via the coding sequence ATCGTGAAGATCGGTTACTTCCTGTCCTGCGAGGAGTACGGCCCGGATTCCCTGCTGCAGCAGGCCCGGCTCGCCGAGGAGGCGGGCTTCGAGTCCCTCTGGATCTCCGACCACTTCCACCCGTGGACCGAGGAGCAGGGCAACAGCCCCTTCGTGTGGTCGATGATCGGCGCGATCAGTCAGGTGACGTCGCTGCCGATCACCACCGCCGTAACCTGCCCGACCATCCGCACCCACCCCGCGGTCGTCGCGCAGGCCGCCGCCACCAGCGCCGTCCTGACGAAGGGCAACTTCGTGCTCGGCCTCGGGTCGGGCGAGGCGCTCAACGAGCACGTCACGGGCGCCCGCTGGCCGTCCGCGCCGGTACGGCTGGAGATGCTCGAGGAGTCGATCGAGGTCATGCGCGAGCTCTGGAGCGGCTCCGCGGTGGAGCACCACGGCACGCACTACACCGTCGAGGACGCGCGTCTCTACACGCTGTCCGACACCCCGCCGCCGGTCTACGTCAGCGGCTTCGGGCCCCGCGCGACCGAGTTGGCCGGCCGGGTCGCCGACGGCTTCATCACGCTCGAGCCCGGCCTCGACCTGATCGCGAAGTTCCGGGACGCCGGCGGCGCGGGCAAGCCCGTCCACGCCGGCTACAAGGTGTGCTGGGGGCGTGACGAGCAGACCGCGATCGACACCGCGCACTCGATGTGGCCCAACGAGGGCATGCCGGGCGAGATCGTCCAGACGCTCTACAGCCCGAAGCAGTTCGAGCAGGCGGCCGCGCTCGTGACGAAGGACGCGATCGCCTCCGGCATGCCCTGCGGGCCCGATCTCGACAAGCATGTGGACGCGTTCAAGCCGTTCGCCGAGGCCGACGTCGACGTCGTCCACATCGCCCAGATCGGCGCTGCTCGCGACGCCACCTCGGCCGAGGGGTTCTTCGAGTTCTACCGTGACCAGGTGCTGCCCCGGCTGCGAGAACTCGCCTGA
- a CDS encoding glycoside hydrolase family 15 protein, which yields MTPRNRRDADGYADLRSYAAIGDGRTVALVATDGRVDWLPLPQVDSPPPFAALLDAEHGGWFALRPVEDFTVERRYVDGTNVLTTTFRTATGSVRVTDSLNTGVAGRLPWAELARRVVGVEGEVELTGELRPGTCLNTAAPWIADSAAGPVVRVDRLTMALRTSAVEVRTGERAATFTLRTAPESRHLVALVATEAEPLFLPEPDDIDAGIDRTAQNWSIWLRTFGWDGPWQEEVSRSALALKLLIQASTGAVMAAATTSLPESPAGGKNWDYRYAWVRDMAYSLTALFRFGLREEVQAAISWLLATIREHGPDPRVFYASDGSVPTADVVERDVPGWRGIGPVLTGNRAGGQLQLGVFGDLFSIVRLYVDNGNVLDEATGRLLAGVADTACDAWRSKDSGMWELPEERHYTTSKLGCWQALTSAVHLAEQGEIAGDPGRWRTEAELIRRWVDEHCWSAERNAYVWYPGSEQLDASILLHAISGFDRGERMSATLDALRAELGAGPHLYRFSGAQREEGAFVACSFWLASALHLCGRRDEARTLLDELLATTPNDVGLLAEMIDPGTGDWLGNLPQALSHLALIHAAITLADEPSVADAGGGT from the coding sequence GTGACGCCCCGGAACCGCCGTGACGCCGACGGGTACGCCGACCTGCGGTCCTACGCGGCGATCGGCGACGGTCGCACCGTCGCGCTCGTCGCGACCGACGGCCGCGTCGACTGGCTGCCGCTGCCGCAGGTCGACTCGCCGCCGCCGTTCGCCGCCCTGCTCGACGCGGAGCACGGGGGCTGGTTCGCCCTGCGTCCGGTCGAGGACTTCACCGTCGAGCGCCGGTACGTCGACGGCACCAACGTGCTCACCACCACCTTCCGCACGGCGACGGGCTCGGTACGCGTCACCGACTCGCTCAACACCGGCGTGGCCGGCCGACTGCCGTGGGCGGAGCTCGCGCGTCGCGTCGTCGGCGTCGAGGGCGAGGTGGAGCTGACCGGCGAGCTGCGACCGGGTACCTGCCTCAACACCGCGGCGCCGTGGATCGCCGACTCGGCGGCCGGTCCGGTCGTGCGCGTCGACCGGTTGACGATGGCGCTGCGCACGTCGGCGGTCGAGGTGAGGACCGGCGAGCGGGCGGCGACGTTCACGCTGCGGACGGCGCCCGAGAGCCGGCACCTGGTCGCGCTCGTGGCCACCGAGGCCGAGCCGCTGTTCCTGCCCGAGCCGGACGACATCGACGCCGGCATCGACCGCACCGCGCAGAACTGGTCGATCTGGTTGCGGACCTTCGGGTGGGACGGCCCGTGGCAGGAGGAGGTGAGCCGCAGCGCGCTGGCGTTGAAGCTGCTGATCCAGGCCTCGACGGGCGCGGTGATGGCGGCGGCCACGACCTCGCTGCCCGAGAGCCCCGCCGGTGGCAAGAACTGGGACTACCGCTACGCGTGGGTGCGCGACATGGCGTACTCGCTCACCGCACTGTTCCGCTTCGGATTGCGCGAGGAGGTGCAGGCGGCGATCAGCTGGCTGCTCGCGACGATCCGCGAGCACGGCCCGGACCCGCGCGTCTTCTACGCATCGGACGGGTCGGTGCCCACCGCCGACGTCGTCGAGCGTGACGTGCCCGGCTGGCGCGGCATCGGCCCCGTGCTGACCGGCAACCGCGCCGGCGGGCAGCTGCAGCTCGGCGTGTTCGGCGACCTGTTCAGCATCGTCCGGCTCTACGTCGACAACGGCAACGTGCTCGACGAGGCGACCGGACGGCTGCTCGCCGGCGTCGCCGACACCGCCTGCGACGCCTGGCGCAGCAAGGACTCCGGGATGTGGGAGCTGCCCGAGGAGCGGCACTACACGACCTCGAAGCTGGGGTGCTGGCAGGCGTTGACCAGCGCCGTCCACCTCGCCGAGCAGGGCGAGATCGCCGGCGACCCCGGGCGGTGGCGCACCGAGGCCGAGCTGATCCGGCGGTGGGTCGACGAGCACTGCTGGTCGGCCGAGCGCAACGCCTACGTCTGGTACCCCGGCAGCGAGCAGCTGGACGCGTCGATCCTGCTGCACGCGATCAGCGGATTCGACCGCGGCGAGCGGATGAGCGCGACCCTCGACGCGCTGCGCGCCGAGCTGGGTGCCGGGCCACACCTGTACCGCTTCTCCGGCGCGCAGCGCGAGGAGGGCGCGTTTGTCGCGTGCTCGTTCTGGCTGGCCTCGGCGCTGCACCTGTGCGGCCGACGCGACGAGGCGCGGACGCTGCTGGACGAGCTGCTCGCGACCACGCCGAACGACGTCGGGCTGCTCGCCGAGATGATCGACCCGGGGACCGGCGACTGGCTGGGCAACCTGCCGCAGGCGCTCAGCCATCTCGCGCTGATCCACGCCGCGATCACGCTGGCCGACGAGCCGTCCGTCGCCGACGCCGGCGGTGGCACGTGA